A part of Camelus bactrianus isolate YW-2024 breed Bactrian camel chromosome 7, ASM4877302v1, whole genome shotgun sequence genomic DNA contains:
- the LOC141578221 gene encoding GDP-fucose protein O-fucosyltransferase 2-like isoform X4 — translation MVTGATLCAGRRALLGRVAGSGSVQLPGTMAVLAAGDGGLLGRATSSGLVSRRPTSCLGRRPTDGKPRYLLCDFNPPEGFNLLRNVCIHIAFLLKTLLKMEEPVLVLFPWGHLYHWQSPDPWSDSFDLPSLNRNIPDIEYEQFVAGL, via the exons atggttacaggcgccacgctctgcgcgggccggcgtgcgcttctggggcgggtagcgggctccggaagtgtgcagctgcccgggaccatggcggtgcttgctgctggggatggcggcttgctcggccgggcgactagttctggcctggtcagtcggcggccgacatcctgtctggggcggcgtcccacagacggtaaac ccaggtaccttctgtgtgacttcaaccctccagagggcttcaacctccttaggaacgtctgcatccacattgccttcctcctgaagaccctgctgaagatggaggagccggtactggtgctattcccttggggccacctctaccactggcagagccccgatccctggtccgactcctttgacctcccaagtctcaacagaaacatccctgacattgagtacgagcagttcgttgcag gcctctga
- the LOC141578221 gene encoding GDP-fucose protein O-fucosyltransferase 2-like isoform X3, whose amino-acid sequence MVTGATLCAGRRALLGRVAGSGSVQLPGTMAVLAAGDGGLLGRATSSGLVSRRPTSCLGRRPTDARYLLCDFNPPEGFNLLRNVCIHIAFLLKTLLKMEEPVLVLFPWGHLYHWQSPDPWSDSFDLPSLNRNIPDIEYEQFVAGTLCS is encoded by the exons atggttacaggcgccacgctctgcgcgggccggcgtgcgcttctggggcgggtagcgggctccggaagtgtgcagctgcccgggaccatggcggtgcttgctgctggggatggcggcttgctcggccgggcgactagttctggcctggtcagtcggcggccgacatcctgtctggggcggcgtcccacagacg ccaggtaccttctgtgtgacttcaaccctccagagggcttcaacctccttaggaacgtctgcatccacattgccttcctcctgaagaccctgctgaagatggaggagccggtactggtgctattcccttggggccacctctaccactggcagagccccgatccctggtccgactcctttgacctcccaagtctcaacagaaacatccctgacattgagtacgagcagttcgttgcag
- the LOC141578221 gene encoding GDP-fucose protein O-fucosyltransferase 2-like isoform X2, which translates to MVTGATLCAGRRALLGRVAGSGSVQLPGTMAVLAAGDGGLLGRATSSGLVSRRPTSCLGRRPTDGKPRYLLCDFNPPEGFNLLRNVCIHIAFLLKTLLKMEEPVLVLFPWGHLYHWQSPDPWSDSFDLPSLNRNIPDIEYEQFVAGFTW; encoded by the exons atggttacaggcgccacgctctgcgcgggccggcgtgcgcttctggggcgggtagcgggctccggaagtgtgcagctgcccgggaccatggcggtgcttgctgctggggatggcggcttgctcggccgggcgactagttctggcctggtcagtcggcggccgacatcctgtctggggcggcgtcccacagacggtaaac ccaggtaccttctgtgtgacttcaaccctccagagggcttcaacctccttaggaacgtctgcatccacattgccttcctcctgaagaccctgctgaagatggaggagccggtactggtgctattcccttggggccacctctaccactggcagagccccgatccctggtccgactcctttgacctcccaagtctcaacagaaacatccctgacattgagtacgagcagttcgttgcag
- the LOC141578221 gene encoding GDP-fucose protein O-fucosyltransferase 2-like isoform X1 — MVTGATLCAGRRALLGRVAGSGSVQLPGTMAVLAAGDGGLLGRATSSGLVSRRPTSCLGRRPTDGKPRYLLCDFNPPEGFNLLRNVCIHIAFLLKTLLKMEEPVLVLFPWGHLYHWQSPDPWSDSFDLPSLNRNIPDIEYEQFVAGTLCS, encoded by the exons atggttacaggcgccacgctctgcgcgggccggcgtgcgcttctggggcgggtagcgggctccggaagtgtgcagctgcccgggaccatggcggtgcttgctgctggggatggcggcttgctcggccgggcgactagttctggcctggtcagtcggcggccgacatcctgtctggggcggcgtcccacagacggtaaac ccaggtaccttctgtgtgacttcaaccctccagagggcttcaacctccttaggaacgtctgcatccacattgccttcctcctgaagaccctgctgaagatggaggagccggtactggtgctattcccttggggccacctctaccactggcagagccccgatccctggtccgactcctttgacctcccaagtctcaacagaaacatccctgacattgagtacgagcagttcgttgcag
- the LOC141578222 gene encoding uncharacterized protein LOC141578222 isoform X1: MSVTSLSLPHLLLQIEQDPGGSTKPVPSAILCVMSCDPEDAQHPPAEETDCLRYMKGEDTYYPHGAQVGLGVCCLYSRWARVALGIPVPEFLQYTRCLFPNLQNWNDVNHPAVHSMVHPRLELSGSKSISEGTYLKRNGFPDSEGQRKHQPGLEKENSISEPVLGDLTEITLVAQASDREHVPSCSQPQTSTDASYTGKDPGLGGCWPPEIRQMLDSSLTTGSGQDVLRGRRQPPRQRRRGLSLASRSICSHLNICCPSFAGRPSPVYPSPGR, from the exons atgtctgtgacctcactctcgctgccccacctcttattacag attgaacaggatccagggggaagtaccaagcctgtcccatcggccatcctgtgtgtcatgtcctgtgacccagaggatgctcagcac cctccagctgaagaaacagattgccttaggtacatgaaaggtgaggacacctactatccccatggagcgcaggtggggctgggagtctgctgtttgtacagccggtgggctcgtgttgctttgggcatccctgtgcctgaattcctgcagtacactcggtg cctgtttcctaatctgcaaaactggaatgatgttaaccatcccgcag tgcattccatggtgcatcctcgcctagaattgagtggaagcaagtccatctcagaagggacatacctgaagagaaatggctttccagactctgaagggcagagaaagcaccagcctgggttagagaaag agaacagcatctctgagcccgtcctgggtgacctcacagagatcaccctagtggcccaggctagtgaccgggaacatgtaccttcctgcagccaaccccagacgtccactgatgcatcatatactggcaaagat cctggcctgggggggtgttggccgccggagattcgccagatgttggactccag cttaaccaccggaagtgggcaggatgtgctgagggggcggaggcagccgccaaggcagcgacggagggggctgtccctggccagccggtcaatttgttcccatctcaacatttgctgtcccagtttcgcaggacgcccttctccagtttatccttctcctgggag gtga
- the LOC141578222 gene encoding uncharacterized protein LOC141578222 isoform X4: MSVTSLSLPHLLLQIEQDPGGSTKPVPSAILCVMSCDPEDAQHPPAEETDCLRYMKVHSMVHPRLELSGSKSISEGTYLKRNGFPDSEGQRKHQPGLEKENSISEPVLGDLTEITLVAQASDREHVPSCSQPQTSTDASYTGKDPGLGGCWPPEIRQMLDSSLTTGSGQDVLRGRRQPPRQRRRGLSLASRSICSHLNICCPSFAGRPSPVYPSPGR, from the exons atgtctgtgacctcactctcgctgccccacctcttattacag attgaacaggatccagggggaagtaccaagcctgtcccatcggccatcctgtgtgtcatgtcctgtgacccagaggatgctcagcac cctccagctgaagaaacagattgccttaggtacatgaaag tgcattccatggtgcatcctcgcctagaattgagtggaagcaagtccatctcagaagggacatacctgaagagaaatggctttccagactctgaagggcagagaaagcaccagcctgggttagagaaag agaacagcatctctgagcccgtcctgggtgacctcacagagatcaccctagtggcccaggctagtgaccgggaacatgtaccttcctgcagccaaccccagacgtccactgatgcatcatatactggcaaagat cctggcctgggggggtgttggccgccggagattcgccagatgttggactccag cttaaccaccggaagtgggcaggatgtgctgagggggcggaggcagccgccaaggcagcgacggagggggctgtccctggccagccggtcaatttgttcccatctcaacatttgctgtcccagtttcgcaggacgcccttctccagtttatccttctcctgggag gtga
- the LOC141578222 gene encoding uncharacterized protein LOC141578222 isoform X3 — MSVTSLSLPHLLLQIEQDPGGSTKPVPSAILCVMSCDPEDAQHPPAEETDCLRYMKGEDTYYPHGAQVGLGVCCLYSRWARVALGIPVPEFLQYTRCLFPNLQNWNDVNHPAVHSMVHPRLELSGSKSISEGTYLKRNGFPDSEGQRKHQPGLEKENSISEPVLGDLTEITLVAQASDREHVPSCSQPQTSTDASYTGKDPGLGGCWPPEIRQMLDSR; from the exons atgtctgtgacctcactctcgctgccccacctcttattacag attgaacaggatccagggggaagtaccaagcctgtcccatcggccatcctgtgtgtcatgtcctgtgacccagaggatgctcagcac cctccagctgaagaaacagattgccttaggtacatgaaaggtgaggacacctactatccccatggagcgcaggtggggctgggagtctgctgtttgtacagccggtgggctcgtgttgctttgggcatccctgtgcctgaattcctgcagtacactcggtg cctgtttcctaatctgcaaaactggaatgatgttaaccatcccgcag tgcattccatggtgcatcctcgcctagaattgagtggaagcaagtccatctcagaagggacatacctgaagagaaatggctttccagactctgaagggcagagaaagcaccagcctgggttagagaaag agaacagcatctctgagcccgtcctgggtgacctcacagagatcaccctagtggcccaggctagtgaccgggaacatgtaccttcctgcagccaaccccagacgtccactgatgcatcatatactggcaaagat cctggcctgggggggtgttggccgccggagattcgccagatgttggactccag gtga
- the LOC141578222 gene encoding uncharacterized protein LOC141578222 isoform X2, protein MSCDPEDAQHPPAEETDCLRYMKGEDTYYPHGAQVGLGVCCLYSRWARVALGIPVPEFLQYTRCLFPNLQNWNDVNHPAVHSMVHPRLELSGSKSISEGTYLKRNGFPDSEGQRKHQPGLEKENSISEPVLGDLTEITLVAQASDREHVPSCSQPQTSTDASYTGKDPGLGGCWPPEIRQMLDSSLTTGSGQDVLRGRRQPPRQRRRGLSLASRSICSHLNICCPSFAGRPSPVYPSPGR, encoded by the exons atgtcctgtgacccagaggatgctcagcac cctccagctgaagaaacagattgccttaggtacatgaaaggtgaggacacctactatccccatggagcgcaggtggggctgggagtctgctgtttgtacagccggtgggctcgtgttgctttgggcatccctgtgcctgaattcctgcagtacactcggtg cctgtttcctaatctgcaaaactggaatgatgttaaccatcccgcag tgcattccatggtgcatcctcgcctagaattgagtggaagcaagtccatctcagaagggacatacctgaagagaaatggctttccagactctgaagggcagagaaagcaccagcctgggttagagaaag agaacagcatctctgagcccgtcctgggtgacctcacagagatcaccctagtggcccaggctagtgaccgggaacatgtaccttcctgcagccaaccccagacgtccactgatgcatcatatactggcaaagat cctggcctgggggggtgttggccgccggagattcgccagatgttggactccag cttaaccaccggaagtgggcaggatgtgctgagggggcggaggcagccgccaaggcagcgacggagggggctgtccctggccagccggtcaatttgttcccatctcaacatttgctgtcccagtttcgcaggacgcccttctccagtttatccttctcctgggag gtga